Within the Neomonachus schauinslandi unplaced genomic scaffold, ASM220157v2 HiC_scaffold_2226, whole genome shotgun sequence genome, the region atcccttctgtTCTTATAAAGAAGCTGCGCCCACCATCCACATGCTGAGAAATGGAGGATACAGCGGCACTGGACTGAACAGTTAGaagatttttcttgattttgaaacAAGATCccttaataaaaacaaagcactGCGGGCTGGAGATGGAGTTTTCCTGGGGAAGCAGCCAGGAATCCCGGCGTCTGCTGCTCTCACTTCTGTTCCTGGCAGCCTGGAAAGCAGGGAGCGGCCAGGTTCACTACTCAGTCCTGGAGGAGGCCAAACACGGCACCTTCGTGGGCCACATCGCCCAGGATTTGGGGCTGGAGCTGGCGGAGCTGGTGCCGCGCCTGTTCCGGGTGGCGTCCAAAGGCCACGGGGACCTTCTGGAGGTAAATCTGCAGAATGGCATTTTGTTTGTGAATTCTCGGATCGACCGGGAGGAGCTGTGCGGGCGGAGCGCGGAGTGCAGCATCCACCTGGAGGTGATCGTGGACAGGCCGCTGCAGGTTTTCCATGTGGAGGTAGAGGTGAAGGATATTAATGACAATCCTCCTATGTTCCCTGGAACACAGAAGAATCTATTTATGGCAGAATCCAGGCCTATTGACTCTCGGGTTCCACTAGAGGGCGCATCAGATGCAGATATCCGGGCCAACGCTATGCTGACCTACACACTGAGCCCCAATGAGTATTTCTCGCTGGAAAAACCGTCCGATCATGAGCGGGTGAAACGTCTTGGGCTACTGTTAAGGAAATCTTTAGACAGGGAAGAAGCTCCGGAGATTTTTTTAGTGCTCACTGCCACTGACGGCGGCAAACCTGAGCTGACTGGCACCGTTCAGTTACTCATCAAAGTGCTGGACGCCAATGACAACGCCCCAGCTTTCGACAGAACACTCTATGCCGTGAAATTACCAGAAAATGTTCCTAATGGAACGTCGGTAATGAAACTTAACGCCTCAGATTTAGATGAAGGCTCGAATGCGgacattatttattcattctcaacTGATATTTTACCAAATGTGGAATCCAAGTTTCACATAGATCCACTTACTGGAGAAATTATGGTAAAGGGATATATCGATTTTGAAGAGAGCAAATCCTATGAAATTCTTGTGGAGGGTATTGATAAAGGACAACCCCCACTCTCTGGCCATTGTACAGTTATGGTGGAAGTTGAGGACACCAATGATAATGTCCCAGTAATGGAATTCAAGTCTTTGTCGCTCCCAATCAGAGAAG harbors:
- the LOC123323905 gene encoding protocadherin alpha-4-like; protein product: MEFSWGSSQESRRLLLSLLFLAAWKAGSGQVHYSVLEEAKHGTFVGHIAQDLGLELAELVPRLFRVASKGHGDLLEVNLQNGILFVNSRIDREELCGRSAECSIHLEVIVDRPLQVFHVEVEVKDINDNPPMFPGTQKNLFMAESRPIDSRVPLEGASDADIRANAMLTYTLSPNEYFSLEKPSDHERVKRLGLLLRKSLDREEAPEIFLVLTATDGGKPELTGTVQLLIKVLDANDNAPAFDRTLYAVKLPENVPNGTSVMKLNASDLDEGSNADIIYSFSTDILPNVESKFHIDPLTGEIMVKGYIDFEESKSYEILVEGIDKGQPPLSGHCTVMVEVEDTNDNVPVMEFKSLSLPIREDAPLGTVIALISVYDLDSGANGQVTCTLSPHFPFKLVSTFKNYYSL